A region of the Apium graveolens cultivar Ventura chromosome 6, ASM990537v1, whole genome shotgun sequence genome:
GTAAAATGAGTGTCTTATTAgcccatctatggcgtagtgtaaGAAAATCTTCCTAATCAAACAGATTATACATATTTTTAATAGATAAAATAATTGGAGATTTATTGTTTGTATTATGTTCATAGACGGATGCAGTAAAAAAAAGTGTAACATCTTTGATGTTGAACTCACACCATTGATATTTCAAACACAATAAATCCAGAGTTAAGAAGGAAATATAGAAAAATGTTACAGGAAGTTCTTAATATGTCATGTCAATTGTCTACACTTGGAAGATTGTAAAATACTTCCTCAAAAACTACATTATTTGTGATATCTGTGCTAATACCATCATAACTATCTATGAGAATATGGAGGCCTTCAGGTCGTGTCACTCTGGATATAGCAATATAAATGTGTATGTGCGAGAAAGCTGCTTTAGGAAGGTAAAGCCCAATCGTATCAAGTGATTGTCCCGGTCTTTTGTGAATCGTCATGGCATAACATATTTGAATCGGAAACTGAACGTGTTTAAATTCAAACGGCCAGTTCGTGTCACTTGGAATCATCTCAATTCTAGGTATTAGATGTTTCGTTCTAACATGAGAGCCACACAAAATCTCACATTCAATATTGTTCTTCCTACAGGATTTCAAAATCATTCTTGTACCATTGCATAATCCCATGATCTAGTTTAAGTTTCTCATAAGCATGACGACAACTCCTACCTTCAACTTTAACTCATGCTTAGGAATGCAAGGCATATTGATAGAGTTTAGATACTCAACTGGAAAAGTGGATCTGAAATCATTATCATCATCACCTGCATCATCAATTGAATCCTCACTCAGATAAGTGTAAACCATGCCAGGAATTTTTTTAACTATCGTTGTATTAATCTCATCCACCACGATATTGGTAGGTGTGAGTATGGCCCTTAATCTGAGGTATTCATGTGAAGAGATATTTTGTATAAAATCTGGGTACGTCACTTCAAAAAGCTTCTGGATTGGATCTCCGGACGTATGAATGATATATTGATCAAGAATCTTTATTAACATTTCACCAGTGTCTGGACTTGGAGAAATATTGGTTTCTTTGCCATCACCGACAGAAAGCTGCCACTTGCTAAAGTCCGCAATGGTTTTGTTCTCCAAATCACTATTTCCTGCATTAAGCCGCATGTTTGCTTCAATAAAAATACTTCACAGGATTCCCAAAGCTTGGATTTATTGAGGGTAGCGCAGACAACTTCAGCCCTTGACGCTTTTGGAATGACAGGAAGTATCTGCCTAAAATCTCCACCAAAAACAATGGTTATACCACCAAATGGGCTTTTAGCTCTGCTTTTATCAATAGCAGACATAATATCTCTCAAGGATCAATCAACGCATTCAAAAGCATGACGATGTTGCATAGGAGCCTCATCCCAAATTATTAAATTAGTTCGCTGAAGTAGCTCAGAAATATCAGTCCCGTGTCTTAAACCGGCAGAACAATTTTCATCAAGCTTGAGTGGAATGTGAAATCGGGAGTGTGCGGTTCTTCCACCAGGAAGCAACACAGCAGCTATACCACATGAGGCAACAGGAAGCACAATCTTATGCTCTGATCGTAATCGACAACACAGTGTCTGCCACAAGAAAGTCTTTTCACATCCTCCACTTCCGTAAACAAAGAAAACACCACCCTTTTCTGGTTGATATTGTCAAGAATGGAATCATAGACTATCTTATGTTCATCATTGAGAAGACTATGATTTCTTGTGTGGATTCTCTTCATTTCTTCTATATCATAGGATGTTTTCTCAAGAATTAGTCTATTCTCAGAGATCGAAAAACAAGCATCTCCGGGATATGACATATCTGGCAAGTTTCTAAGGCTTTTACCaatatcattcaacaatttctctATCTTTGcaataaaattaataaaacttGATAACATTAATCCAAACATGGAACATGTAATATGTACAAAGCATTATTAACAGCTCATACCTGTAAGAGGGTAATTCTGGACCTCAATATCTGATAGACAAATGTTTGGATTCCCAGTGAGATATCGCCTCAGAAGAAGAATATCATCTGACATGCATCCCCAATGAGCTTCCCAAAGGCTACGCGGATGAGAGACTGGACTGTATACTAAAATGTTGACAAACATGGCACGTAATTGTGGAGGCATGGATGTATGCGAATTTTCACTTATAGCTTCGTGCCATTGCTGGTCGTCCTAGAGGATACCTAGTGCGGCACAGGCTTCGTGAAAGGAGTTATAAACATGGCCGTGGACTGTATTCAAATCATCAAAACATACAACACCTTTAATCCTGAGCAGGAGCATGCAGAGATATAATAGTTCACCACTAGATGAATGTACTTCAGCAAGCCTACCGATGACATCACCTCTTTTCCTCTGTTTCCAGATACCAGGTTGTGGATGCCATGCAAACTTGCTTGGAAATTCTGAATAGGTTAAATTTGGGGCCTCTGCATATGTTTTATTTGCATCAAACCATGCTTCTAATTTGATTTTCTTTGTTCCAGCATTGTCGAAAACTTGCTGTAGATTTTGTGAGCCTTTAAACGACACATGCTTGTCATTCGGTACATGTACTGGCAATCGTTCAACGAAAGGCCACCGGGAATGGATGTCAAAACCAAATATCCCCCATGATGCTTCAGATGCACAAACATATCTTCCATCCAAGTATTGCTTGACTTCATCAAGCAGCCGTTTCTCAGGAGTGATTGTGGTTGTGCACcctttttttgtttatttttttccTCAGACACATGGTAGCGGTATCATGtccttttaaaaaatatttaaacataTATTTCAATGATCTGGAGCTGTTAGAAATCTCCAAATTTGTGTGACATTGAAATCTTATTAGAAGATCTCGATTGTAGAGGACAACATAACGATTATCCAGGTCAATTCCCTTTTTCTTCACGGTAATTCCAGTTTTCCTCCTCTTATAGATGGGAAAGCCACAGTCATCAAAGTATGTGTAAGAATTATACCTGTTAAAAAGGAAATAACGATGTTtcaatttaattaaaataaatctaAAAGGAATGTTTTACTAAAAGGTGAAAAATTAAATGTTATATTCTTCCAGCAGTTTTTGGAAAATTAATTTAATGTAAAAGATCTCATAATTACCTTTTAGGAAAATATTTAATACAACGACCTTTAACCATACACGGAGAATTGACACAGTCAGTGCCACATGGTCCGTCGATCATGTAATTCTTGACAGCTTCGTAACCAACTGGACCAATACTTGGATCAGGAATTTCTACAGAAACCATTTTATCTATTTGTTCAGTTGTTTTGGGACGATCGTTTGGATGCAACCATATTAACATGTGAGCATATGGCAATCCACACTTTTGAAACTCTATGACGTGCATTACTGTAATATGAAATTgatgaaaataattaaataaagccTTACATACATGTCATATTAAATTTAAATCATAAGCAATCTGTTAGAGGAAGAAATCCTGAAAATAGCATACCTCCAATACAACGTCCAAAGCAATTCTTATTTTTTATTTGATCAAGAAGTTGGTCAACTTTCATTTTAAATACCCTTGCAACGACGTCGGGTGCATCAACAACATCAACACCAGGTAGAAATTTTAACATCCTCTGAATTTCAGGCCATTTTGTGTTAGTGGTCATCGTAAGGAACAATGATGGGTGTCCAAGTGTTCGACAAATTGCCATTGCGTCCTTGAAATACTGGTTCATGTATCTTTTACTGCTAGTGAAGGAGGCTGGTAAAATTGTTGCCTTGCCGACATTTTCAGGATTGCTGTCACCCTAATCTAGTGTATCTCGTATGTTGTGGTACATATCAGAACGAATTGTAGTCTGGTGACCTCTAATCCAGTCAAGTCTATATTGCTCAATCGCAGTAAATGCGTCAACAACATATTACTGCCATAAACGACCTCCCAGATGTGGAGTCAAGCCTGAATATACATGAGACAATTTCGGGAGAAAATTAGAATGGTAGAATTAATTCATATATAAGTGTTCAAATTTAGGTCATGATTTTGAACATACCTTCTGAAGGCCGTATCATGAGTTTATAATTGTAATATTCTTTCATCGTGATGAACTCTCTCTCCCCCTTTTCATCCACATCTTCATCTTCGGTATTCTGACGTTgtttctgatttttttgatttgGTCTGTTTAAAGGGATTTGACGGTAATATCCGATGTCTCCATGAGGAAAAAGAATAGGATACTGAAGCTGCATAAACCGTGGATCTGTTTCAAAAATTCTCTCCAATCCATTGGTTCTCGAATGGATTATTGTATCCCTGCATCCTTTAGCATACTCATCAGTGACAATCAACCCGGCAACTTCATTCGATGGACCAATATGGTTAGGTCGACCAGATGCAGAAGACGAATATATTAGAACCAATCTAAATTCATCAACTATATTCTGACTAATTCTTTCACGTGCCATACGAAAACCTTTGGCCAAACAATTATGTTTATCCAACATTTCTAACAATGAATCAACAATTTCTTCATCCACGGCATTTATTCTGTTATGTACTTAATCTTCAGTATCATATATGTAGAGTTGACAGAATTTGGGGTTCTCACCATAAAGTGGTACAAAGCTTCCCATACTGTGGTAATTTACACCTTTTACCTTGAAAAAGTAAGGAGCACCGCCACGATTGATACTACGATCAATTTGACCTCCGGTGGAAGATATGGCAAACATACAGTTGTACATTCTAATATTTTCCTTGAAATGCCTAAAACGGGATCCACCAGTAAGGAGTGGATCGAGAGGCTCGGGAGGTTGCTTTTCTTTCTCAAGAATTATCTGACCAGTTTTATAATAAAGAGAGAAAGTTGGAGGCTTTTTGGTCGCTTTTTTATTGTTTCTTTCATGATTCCACATGATGGCCTGACACTTTGAACAAATTCTATCAGGATCACCGACATCGAGGTACTCACTCCACTTAGTAACAGTATTGTCTAAATCATGTACATCAACATCGTCACAATCACCTACAAATTTTGAAATTATTATGACTGTGGAACATCAGAGTAATTAAGAATGAAACTGAATTTAAGTTCATACCGGTAGATATACAATCACTATCGCTGCTGTCACAATCTTCAACATTGTTAAATTCTCCTAATAAGTTCTTAGAACCTGAACTTTCTCCTTGCTCATAATAACTTTTTACGGAAGATGTATCATATGTTGAAGAACCTGGACTAATTTTACCATAAGTTTTTTTGGATTGTTATTTTACAGTGATATCACTGCTGGAACCTAAAGTTACTTGTGGTTGTTTAAATATAGTGGATGCGGGCAGTGCAAAAGTGATAGCACTCTTGGCACTTTGAGTATTTTTTGGAGCTGCAATATTTCGTTGTTCTCCTGCTACAATAACAACATTGTTAATAAGATCAACTACTACTATCTTTATTTCCATAAATAGTAAGCATCTCTAATATACAATTTTGATTTTGAAACGCACCTTCAAATCTCATGGGTCGTAATTTATGAACGCATGGAGTATCAGGAGTTGCGCATGTTTCTCCATTTATCTATACACCTACATGGTTGACCTAAAATTTATCAAATTGTGTGATGAATTTAACaatttaaaaattgaattttgtCAATATAACAATTAGACAACCATGGACAACTGTAATAAAAATAACGTTGGTTATGTTTTGACCTGATATTTGCGAACAGTATGAACGTGAAGTGTTTCCAGGTTGGGTGTATGGAGAATTATCGAGTAATTCTCTGTCACGCGGACTCTTTCCGCACAACCTATTTTTTCTTTTACCTGGAGAAAAACATAACCAATTCAGCCAATATCATATAAAATTAAACACAAAGTTTTCCAACTATGAGTGAAGTAAAATGTGCTTATGTGTGAGAAGCATGTGAAGGTGACACAGTTCCCACAGGCTTGTGCACAATGCTTTCACTAATAGTTGGATCATCCGTCAGTGTACTCAGGAATATTTTGTGTTCCTTAAAACTGTAGTTCTTTCGACGCACCCTCATTTGGTTTTTTTTCCTGCAATTTCCAGTAAAGATATTTATATTATCAAACAGGATTCTTTAGTAAAAAAAAAATAACTGACCACACTTATTATTGTTTACCAGGTTGTTTCAGGTTTGGTTTTGCATTTGGTTTAGTATTGAGGCAACATCCGTCAGTACCTAGTTTCTCAAAACTGGATTGGAAATTAATGTCAACCTGAACTTCATGGAGTGTTGACATTAACATCTGTCCGGTGGCTAATCTATCCTTATCACTAGATTAGTAATTACCGACAACTGAAACTGCATAATCAAAAGGTATATTAAAATTAGGAATATTGTAGCTATAAATGTAAACTTGGGAATTTACCAGCCTTTGTCGTGTCAAGAGTGCGCAGAGTCTGCTTGCCTAAATCTTCCAAACACAATGGAAAATCTTCGGAGATTTGTTGCTTACATAATTCTACGTTAATATCTTGCAGCTCTGTGTGTCTAAGATACCTATTTTCAATTCCACTGAATGCTGAACATGGTATTGTGTAAACACAACATGAGTATTACattaaaaagaaaacaaaaacatGTCAAAGTGGACCGCAGTATACGACATACCTTGACTATGTTCAATACTTGATCGGCTGATAGATGATATACTTGACGGAATTATTGGACTCTGATTATCCTTGCGACTATCTGACAATGCATGTCCAATCAAAATTATTCGATAAGATCCGAGTTTAACTAAAGCAAAGAATAGAGAAAAACTTATTTTCAATTCCACCAAATGTTGATCATGGTATTGTGTAAACACAACATTAGTATTACATTAAGAAGCAAACAAAAACCATTCAAAGTGGCCGAACCTGCAGACTGTAAATTCTGACTAAATTCGATATTCTTTGATAATTCAGTCAAAGGAGACAGCTTTACAGAATTACCTGCATCCATGAAAGGGGAATACAATATTAACTTAAAATACCAGGCCTATCTACATACATGACTGTCCTACAATTCAAGTTACCGTTAATTATTTTTAGAGGATTACGACTAAGATATTATGCATTATTAGTCCTCAAAGACTGATTGAACGGCTGCGGTTTGGTACCTGTAACAATCACAAATAAACAACATTAACTATACATCAGAATTTTTAGAATGTCTGGCTTTGGCCATGTTCAATAGTTGATCGGCTGAGAGATGCTTAACCTGACAAAATTAGTGGATTCTGATTCTCCTTGCTACTATCTGAAAATGCATTTTCACACATATTTATTGGATCAGATCCGGGTTTAATTGAAGAAAAGAATAAAGATAGCCTTATTAACGTCTGCATAATAACTTTTAGATTCAAACTACGTCAGtaaacgtgacccggtacgcgtagaaaggaataaaattaatgaaggacaaattttatgatcagacatgagttgtgatgtgttcgtatgtgtgcttgcttgtctgtatgcatgattacgtgatctgttgacatttttatggatttaattgaattatttgatttaaataaggtttatttaaccttcgcacatttttataaaattatctgagtaagataaaggcatgagatttgttctgttatcttcgtaatgaaagagatatatcctaagtccaatcatgtatgaagatttaggaataacttttatgtaatctgtattgatttcattgatattaataaaagacttattttgtttatattgcgggctctatctatttaaatgtttaaataagatataccacagtttagagtaaaactttttatggattgtgatgagatcaaaataatgagacctaaaagatgataactctaaacttaaatagttcctggtcgtaggattactaactggtaattaataatccgcaaagatcggtacatactatgcttgcttcattatgaaggatgtctgttctcatagacatttgtgtggtgacactatagctagtatgtaggtgcttattatagaataagttcactgaacatgactcacacagctgaacaactgacggagttcactcacgtgtcagcagttgttcacatagtgatagttgtacaagtatccttagacttgaggtcatcatagtcatcttgtgtacactgaactatgctttggtttggttcttagtctcaagggacaattataagggctctactgggtataggaatttgtatacgaagatagtgtatgatcaataaaggatctaccccttccagtgtaggaagagaatgttcaatgctgatccactaatgttagttcaggaatctctggccagagtgaatgaaattagaaaggagtttctaatttacatttaatagaactaagcatagtgaatgggaaagcaagtgattaaataagataggcttgacacaagtttcatgccttgtatttaatcgtgacagtgcagggtagaaggaattaattgtacggtgactactcactgaataggttcttggtattctaagcagtgaattcgtattatccggatagtcgcgatatgctgagaagtatccctcacggtttagaataaatatgattaattaattaatcatatttaattaatcatatttgctgctgaccatgcaaatatgtcactattttcttgcaaaaatttcaccaacttccctctcATGGGTtcctcgagcgttgctccaataaaagtcaccttctcaggattttcaggggctaaaggaattgaaaccaagtcttctgctgactttcctcttttcttatcattctctcagatatccagatcttcaataggaagaacctgccccccaactccatctaccctcaaagaggccacataacagcttctagccattttttggtctcctctctcttctctgATCCCATCCTGGGTAGGAcacttcataactgaatggtaggaagaagggactgccttgaaggcgtgtatccctgttcttcccataatagcgttgtaagtcgaactagccttcaccaccacgaagtccaacatctgagttgctttccttggttcctgtcctatggttgttggcaacttgattatcccttctatggggcactccactcccgcaaacccatatattggcatgtcggttggggtcaattgcGAGTCGTTATATCAcatcctcaaaaaggtgtcatggagcaagatatctactgaagcaccattatccacaaggacccttctcactgggctgttccctattatcggggttataaccaacgggtcgtcatggggaaatttcacaccctctagatcagaatcatcaaaagacattgttacgcctgtcctggccctcttcggggcttccccaataatatgcataacttctcgggcatacgctttcctggaattcttggataacccagcagcagttggtcctccaaagattgtgtttatcacaggccctcggggttgtggtcctctgaagattgtatttatcactggtcccctaggctggggatttcgcccctgatcgtcttggtccctcctacgatcttcaaagttctttcttccattgttattcctatcccctccatctccagtgtatttgttcaatcttccttttcaaatgaggaactcaatttcatcgTTCAGTTGTCTAgactcatcggtgtcatgaccgacatctttatgaaatctgcaatacttgctcttatctagcttggcaggagcagccttcaaaggcttaggccaacgaatatctcgatctttctcgatttccatccagatctggcttctaggagcattcaacttagcgtattcagtgaacttttgcccaggtcctcccttcttgggggctgaatcagggttttgctcggttctaggatacttgtccttagcgatatactccagatcagttttccgcttcttgcctccagtgggctcattactcactacagtcttcctcatgttctcttccaccttgatgtacttccctgccctatcatcgagctgcaacatgctttcaggggggcgtttggctaaggacatcttgaaaaacttatccctagttccttgttgcagtgctatcatgactaccttatcatcaaggtctgggacttttaaagcctcctttgtgaaagAGTGAAAGAGTGATGTAACATTAGTGATCCTACCATTAGTGATTATGGAGGAAGAGTGAAAGagtgagagagaaagagagagtatgGAGGAAGAGTGAATGAGTGATGTAACAGAATGAGCAAATCATGCATgctttatttttttttgaaattattttccaTAGATAGGCtgattttgaaattcaaaaataggTAATTAGTAATTAAGTTGGGTCAATTGAAGCTAATTGGATAGTCCATGGATATGGCAAAATATATAGGATttgggtcatgggtaaatttattTACCCATGGGTAAATTAGGGAGTAGTCATTAAGATATATAGATGTTAGTCAACAGTAATTAAAGCAACACTTGTTTTGAAGAACAAAgtattaattaaatctataacCCTTATTATAATCGAAACCCCCGGTTTAAACGGTACCTTGGTGGGGAGGCTTACAATGTAAATGACCTAGAGAGCAAACCAAACCATTTTGCAAAGAAGTGGTGCCAGATTGATCAAAGTCTAATGCAAATTTATATAAATGAAACGATCATTACAAAAAGTCAAAAACTACGGCGATAATTATACAAGTGTGAACAGTTAAACAATTTACTTCATAAATATTGTATACTATGTTAGTCAACAGTTATTGATTAAATACATTAGAGATAACATTTTACATATAATAAAACATTTTTTGTACAAATTGATCTAGCAAATCACAGCACACAATGTGATATTTCAAATAAGCGGGTCATACTTTTTTACATATAATAAACTATAACAACCTTAAATTGTAGAGTTAATATCACTTTGCATTCCTTCGGTTTCAGCATAATCCGGATTCGGTCAAGAACTTTAATTATATGCAATATGCATCCCTTAGATTTTCATATCCTTACAATGACTAACCCTCAGCCCGATTTTTCGTTAATTTTGATCGTTGATGGTTGGCTATGGGTAAAATGGAGATATTAcgtaaaaaaatatattaaaaattcaaaataaatgtaaaattaaaaataaaaattatagtttatttttttataatgtgagtatatatatacaaattattacaacgtgcgtaataattataaatatatcaaaatatgaTTTAACTTTAATATGTTAAAGATGAAATAATTAGATAGAAAGACTAAAAAactattattaatttttaaaaagtgCTAAAATCGATTTAACAACttgattcaattttttttttaaatcattatatttttttctaatatttcctatttattattattttatttaaaattttatatgtATTATCTCCGTTTTACCCCTAGTCAACCGTTACTTAACAGTCAAAATTGACAGAAAGTTGACTAACGGGTGGTTATTGTAAAAGTATAGAAATCTAAGAGATGCATTTTGCATAGAATTAAAATTCTTAACCTGCATTAAGTTAAACTAAGGGATACAAAGtgaaattaaatataaattatatgaCAATAACAGCATATACTCAAAAAAAGTACACCTTTTTTACTTAACATTTGTTTATTTTATCCACGCAATAGTAACACATTGCTtgacatttatttattttacaatCCTCTAAAAGAGACATGTCACACCAACACAATTTACCTTATTGTCATATTAATTTCAAAACAGAAATGCACTAGAAAAACACATCCTAACGAGCACCAAATTGAAAGATAACTACAGTCTACATGCTTTCTCAGTTTACGGAGAACCACAAATCGAAGCACAGCAATACGATGAGCGAAATACGACATTGCACTAGAACATGAGTCCACAGCAGCAGAACAGATTTTATTAGGGGAATATCGGCTTCGGTCTTGGTTCAGTACAACGAGCTCCAGCTCCTTTTGAGCCCCTTCTTTCTGTCTTTTCCCTTGCTAGCTTTCATGACCTCGTCCATTTCCTGCACGAAGTTCTGCAAATGTGAAATTGATTCATGAAAATGTGAAGGTATACATTTCCATTGAATGCAAAATTACGATGTATCTGTGTATTGCAATTTGTTCTATGAAGTGATTAGTGTGTGCCCAACATACTTGCtgcttcatcctcttcatctcttGCTGTTTACAAATGCATAAAACATATTAATCTATTCGGCATTAGTCAACAAGAGAACTATAGATAAACATACAGATTAGTTTTGAAGAAACAAAGTTGTAGCCACGGTCTTCCATACCATTTTTTGTTGCAGGCGTGCCTTCTCTGCTTTTAGCGCGTGCAGTTGGGCTTCTAAATCACGAGTATATGCCTAGCCAACCAGAAATTATGTAAAATAACTTTAGAAACAGACTTGGTCTAGACCTTTTCCAGACCATGGTttaaatctaaaatatttaaattgGGAAACATAATACTTAAATAGAGAAAAACCAATTTTTTTACAACCCCTTCACAAAGCATTATTTCGGGTGAAGGACAAGTTTAGACTATTTCTATATTAAATTAACAAAAATGACCATTTTGTGAAAAATTGACCAACTTTAGCCGATGGGATACCCACCTGAGTATTCCATATATGATAGCCAATTACCagtggagtatcttatacaaTTTGGGATACCCAACTGACGGTGGAGTATTCAATCGGTTAAAATTGGCCATTTTTTCAGAATGGTTATTTtggttaattttttttttaaaaatccgTTATTTTTATCAGTTTTCCATTACTTTGCATCTTCTATGTTATTCTTTACGGTAAATTTATTTCAGTGAAAACAGAGCGTACCTCTCTCCTAGCCCTTGACCTGGCGGCAGATTCTCTGTTTTTGAACACGCGACGCTGCTGCTTTCTCGACACCTCTTTGGATGCCGGATGACAGGACTTGTCGGCTAAATTGACATTTATATCAAGATTATTCACACTGTCGGAATTGTTTCCCCCGATACTGTCAGAGGAAACTGGAGTATCGGCTGACCCCTGCCTAAATCCACCTTCACGTGGTTGGTATCCACTATGTTTTCTTGCAATTGCAGCTGATGCTGCATCTTTGTCGCTTTTTTCCAGCAGTGTCTGATAAGCAGGCACATTTCTACCCCCTCCTGAAGCAATGACAGGCCTGACCATACAACCAGGTGTCCCAGATCCAACTGTTGTATTATTGTTGTTCTGGTATGACACACATGACTGCTGCAGAGGAGAAGAATAATCAGGTGCCCGCACCACACCAGCCATGATAAGAAAATCCTCGAGGTTCATCTCTTCGTTTGAAGGGATGAACTGTGGATTAATATTGGCTGTGGCTGCAGCAGTGGGGACTGTGGCTGCTCCCATGGGGGCAGCAGCGCCGAGGGCAATATCGGGGCTGGGGAGAA
Encoded here:
- the LOC141665124 gene encoding uncharacterized protein LOC141665124, whose translation is MRLNAGNSDLENKTIADFSKWQLSVGDGKETNISPSPDTGEMLIKILDQYIIHTSGDPIQKLFEVTYPDFIQNISSHEYLRLRAILTPTNIVVDEINTTIVKKIPGMVYTYLSEDSIDDAGDDDNDFRSTFPVEYLNSINMPCIPKHELKLKVGVVVMLMRNLN
- the LOC141665126 gene encoding uncharacterized protein LOC141665126, encoding MAICRTLGHPSLFLTMTTNTKWPEIQRMLKFLPGVDVVDAPDVVARVFKMKVDQLLDQIKNKNCFGRCIGVMHVIEFQKCGLPYAHMLIWLHPNDRPKTTEQIDKMVSVEIPDPSIGPVGYEAVKNYMIDGPCGTDCVNSPCMVKGRCIKYFPKRYNSYTYFDDCGFPIYKRRKTGITVKKKGIDLDNRYVVLYNRDLLIRFQWCTTTITPEKRLLDEVKQYLDGRYVCASEASWGIFGFDIHSRWPFVERLPVHVPNDKHVSFKGSQNLQQVFDNAGTKKIKLEAWFDANKTYAEAPNLTYSEFPSKFAWHPQPGIWKQRKRGDVIGRLAEVHSSSGELLYLCMLLLRIKGVVCFDDLNTVHGHVYNSFHEACAALVYSPVSHPRSLWEAHWGCMSDDILLLRRYLTGNPNICLSDIEVQNYPLTEKGGVFFVYGSGGCEKTFLWQTLCCRLRSEHKIVLPVASCGIAAVLLPGGRTAHSRFHIPLKLDENCSAGLRHGTDISELLQRTNLIIWDEAPMQHRHAFECVD